One Lucilia cuprina isolate Lc7/37 chromosome 4, ASM2204524v1, whole genome shotgun sequence DNA segment encodes these proteins:
- the LOC111690294 gene encoding pre-mRNA 3'-end-processing factor FIP1, with amino-acid sequence MADDTNEDSWLYGTSNPDSTTNEEERIGAENANDEAGMEKVNSQELLKAENEALAAVTQGNGLNNLPDKDDGPPGEELADFEDPAHEMEEDEEATAAATVADTTDGDEQEETKKNDEHSEGDQDDDAEEDDDDDDSDDDINVVIGDIKAAPSTYNINKRSNLLAGASSQEKSKSTQVGKFSIEDFEGVGSINGVAAHEFSIDSLEDKPWRKPGADITDYFNYGFNEETWRSYCERQKRFRVAESGVGLASLTQNLNPQPERQADGNIPTGPPPGMMPSGPIPMGPLGEQIQMPPPGMMPPTGMHQAPHQGIPPRFASIPRGPRPVSQPGTKENAIQVMTAECREYSRPGQMPPNFGAQGPGEEAFFHEPEPFDYGYEPTQDSQWGGDNPNWVPSGIKELTPGPGNSGPPQQMSGPPGILPTPMGVPPPQMGGPPPQLRHPHPQPPMMGGMPPPNMGMGPPPLGMMMGPGGPGGPPMHMSMGPPRMMGPNGPPDRSEDERERRRREREWERERDRDRDRERMRRERSRSREKSRRRSKSREKEREKDRDKDRDKERDRDRDRDRERERDRERGEKVEDSERSDDERERRRRDRDRERDRDRDRERSRRERSRSREKSRRRSKSRDKERERSSKTGTSSTSSSSSRSDKKKSHRKEDEE; translated from the exons ATGGCAGATGATACAAATGAAGATAGTTGGCTGTATGGTACTTCTAATCCAGATTCCACCACAAATGAGGAAGAACGGATAGGTGCTGAAAATGCCAACGATGAAGCCGGCATGGAAAAAGTAAATTCGCAAGAGTTGCTAAAAGCTGAAAATGAAGCACTCGCAGCTGTAACCCAAGGTAATGGTTTAAATAATTTGCCAGACAAAGATGATGGACCTCCCGGTGAAGAGTTAGCTGATTTTGAAGATCCTGCCCATGAAATGGAGGAGGACGAAGAGGCCACAGCAGCAGCTACTGTGGCCGATACCACCGATGGTGATGAACAGGAGGAAACTAAGAAAAACGATGAACATTCGGAGGGAGACCAAGATGATGATGCTGAAgaagacgatgatgatgatgattcaGATGATGATATAAACGTTGTAATAGGCGATATTAAAGCTGCGCCTAGtacttataatataaataaacgtTCGAATCTGTTGGCTGGAGCTAGTAGTCAAGAAAAGTCCAAGTCTACTCAGgtaggaaaattttctatcgaAGATTTTGAAGGAGTGGGTTCAATTAATGGGGTAGCTGCGCATGAATTCAGTATAGATTCTCTAGAAGATAAACCATGGCGCAAGCCAGGTGCTGATATAACAGATTATTTCAATTATGGTTTTAACGAGGAAACTTGGAGATCATATTGTGAACGCCAAAAGAGATTTCGTGTTGCTGAGAGTGGTGTCGGATTGGCTAGTTTGACTCAAAACTTGAACCCACAGCCGGAAAGACAAGCAGATGGAAATATACCTACAGGTCCACCTCCTGGCATGATGCCGTCTGGTCCAATACCTATGGGACCATTAGGAGAACAGATACAAATGCCACCTCCAGGTATGATGCCACCAACCGGTATGCACCAAGCACCCCATCAGGGAATTCCTCCCAGATTTGCATCTATACCCAGAGGCCCACGACCTGTGAGTCAACCGGGAACAAAAGAAAATGCTATCCAAGTTATGACAGCAGAATGTCGCGAATATTCAAGACCTGGCCAAATGCCACCAAATTTTGGTGCTCAAGGTCCCGGGGAAGAAGCATTCTTTCACGAACCTGAGCCCTTTGATTATGGATATGAACCAACACAGGATTCACAGTGGGGTGGTGACAATCCAAATTGGGTACCTAGTGGTATAAAAGAATTAACACCAGGACCAGGAAATTCTGGACCTCCACAACAAATGTCTGGACCTCCAGGAATTTTACCGACTCCAATGGGTGTACCACCACCTCAGATGGGTGGGCCGCCACCGCAATTGCGACATCCCCATCCGCAACCACCAATGATGGGTGGAATGCCACCACCAAATATGGGAATGGGACCACCTCCATTAGGAATGATGATGGGACCTGGTGGTCCTGGAGGTCCTCCAATGCATATGTCAATGGGACCGCCACGAATGATGGGCCCAAATGGCCCTCCTGATCGTTCAGAAGACGAACGTGAACGAAGACGCCGAGAAAGAGAATGGGAACGTGAAAGGGATAGGGATAGAGATCGAGAGAG AATGAGACGTGAACGTTCAAGGAGTCGGGAAAAGTCTCGACGGAGGTCAAAATCTCGTGAAAAAGAGAGGGAAAAGGATAGAGACAAAGATCGTGATAAGGAAAGGGATCGCGATAGAGATCGAGATCGTGAGAGGGAACGTGATAGGGAAAGGGGTGAAAAAGTTGAA GACAGTGAACGCTCTGATGACGAGCGTGAACGAAGAAGAAGAGACAGGGATCGAGAGCGTGACCGTGACAGGGATCGTGAACG ttctagACGTGAAAGATCAAGAAGTCGGGAAAAATCTCGTCGGAGATCAAAATCTCGTGATAAAGAACGTGAACGTTCTAGTAAAACCGGTACATCTTCTACATCATCGTCCTCTAGCCGCAGCGATAAGAAAAAGTCTCACCGCAAAGAAGATGAAGAGTAA
- the LOC111690300 gene encoding uncharacterized protein LOC111690300, with product MPLESKIPSRNTEATLKIPFETSRHAEIAFRVLSVDQEPRRNFVSKDLRLVENNIEVHFIADQVKNLRTAITSFFESLLLCTDTIKAFDLETIKNAGTHSSTDTA from the exons ATGCCATTGGAATCAAAGATCCCTTCAAGAAACACAGAGGC gaCATTAAAAATTCCCTTCGAAACCTCAAGACACGCAGAAATTGCATTCCGAGTTTTAAGTGTAGACCAAGAACCCAGACGCAATTTCGTAAGTAAAGATTTGCGATTAGTGGAAAACAACATTGAAGTGCATTTTATTGCGGATCAAGTGAAAAATTTAAGGACTGCAATAACTTCGTTCTTTGAGAGTTTGCTGCTCTGTACAGACACAATCAAAGCATTTGATTTGGAAACAATTAAAAATGCCGGAACACACTCCAGCACCGACACCGCATAG
- the LOC111690299 gene encoding phosphatidylinositol N-acetylglucosaminyltransferase subunit P: MPEHTPAPTPHRAIYGYAFYLLVIALFVFYFLWALLPTKEWGLTYLPDKYFAVLLPMLVLVGLSFFAFFIYPAINMSLTAGIDEMASVVDVQLILKGKSKIFVQSWHELQQEMTPKRKSCKNSDNFIGYCNYCLGKHSIPKVEDQIDTLRFLDLAEVNKKLFE, encoded by the coding sequence ATGCCGGAACACACTCCAGCACCGACACCGCATAGAGCGATATATGGTTATGCTTTTTATCTGTTAGTTATAgctctttttgtattttattttttatgggcACTTCTGCCAACTAAAGAATGGGGTTTAACCTATCTTCCCGATAAATATTTTGCTGTACTTCTTCCTATGTTGGTTCTGGTTGGATTAtccttttttgcatttttcataTATCCTGCTATCAATATGTCCCTTACAGCTGGTATCGATGAGATGGCCTCTGTTGTTGATGTTCAGCTGATATTAAAaggaaaatcaaaaatatttgttcagtCCTGGCATGAATTGCAACAAGAAATGACACCAAAAAGGAAATCCTGTAAAAATAGTGACAATTTCATTGGATATTGTAACTATTGTTTAGGAAAGCATAGCATACCTAAAGTGGAAGATCAAATTGACACCCTACGATTTTTGGATTTGGCGGaagtgaataaaaaactatttgaataa
- the LOC111690298 gene encoding pre-rRNA-processing protein TSR2 homolog, which translates to MNSEEFKKNYRIIVEKIFNNWQNLRLAVEHGMGGRNGQKVAIEIMNYTYEYCIGNDNITQGELQDVIEDLMDQEFDTICEDGSVSEICKHLLRYKQMSLQGQYSEIELELNKLPQGKEWLRPDVKVTYTPIEGDSSSEEGSDSDDDDDDLMDVEGGVDEEQASGSRVTRSQSRKQKDDFVEPEEGWTTVRTRRK; encoded by the exons ATGAATTCCgaagaatttaagaaaaactatcGTATTATAGTGGAAAAGATCTTTAACAATTGGCAAAATCTACGCTTAGCCGTTGAACATGGAATGGGAGGAAGAAATGGACAAAAA GTGGCTATTGAAATCATGAACTATACTTATGAGTATTGCATTGGAAACGATAATATCACACAAGGTGAACTACAAGATGTTATTGAGGATTTGATGGATCAAGAATTCGATACGATATGTGAGGACGGATCTGTTTCGGAAATATGTAAACATTTGTTACGCTACAAGCAGATGAGCTTACAGGGACAATACTCCGAAATTGAATTGGAGCTAAATAAATTACCACAAGGTAAAGAATGGTTGAGACCTGATGTCAAAGTTACCTACACTCCTATCGAGGGTGATTCATCCTCTGAAGAGGGTAGTGATtctgatgatgacgatgatgatttgATGGATGTTGAAGGGGGCGTTGATGAGGAACAAGCCTCCGGCAGTAGAGTTACTAGATCACAGTCCCGCAAACAAAAAGATGATTTTGTAGAACCTGAAGAAGGTTGGACCACAGTCAGAACTAGGAGAAAGTAA
- the LOC111690296 gene encoding DNA replication complex GINS protein SLD5 produces MSEEDYPTKSKNTSDDDLNTSNIGSNTHDYDDDDEGEEITAQKVLEFLETAWTNEICAPEILPHQSDMLELMMGQVAHMEDNMKDLDKNDFRYVVHQMELERIRYIIASYLRCRLQKIETFSKHILNEESNREPDEKRLSPEETKFAQEYYENVEQYFQQVALQYMPNMQRSEADQRVVRPNLMSHVFIKANVSVPAVVVGVDDEEVDLAAGSQHIIPYQLIADLIQKNQVQLI; encoded by the exons ATGTCTGAAGAAGATTATCCaactaaatcaaaaaatacaaGTGATGATGACCTGAATACTTCTAACATTGGGTCCAATACACACgattatgatgatgacgatgaggGTGAAGAGATAACAGCTCAAAAGGTGTTAGAATTTTTAGAGACAGCTTGGACTAATGAAATTTGTGCACCTGAGATCCTTCCACACCAAAGCGATATGCTTGAATTGATGATGGGTCAGGTTGCACACATGGAAGATAATATGAAAGATTTAGATAAGAATGATTTTCGTTATGTTGTACATCAAATGGAGTTAGAGCGTATTCGTTATATTATAGCCAGTTATTTAAGATGCCgtttacaaaaaattgaaacttttaGCAAACACATACTAAATGAAGAGTCCAATCGTGAACCGGATGAAAAACGTTTATCCCCTGAAGAAACGAAATTTGCTCAGGAATACTACGAGAATGTTGAACAATACTTCCAACAAGTCGCATTACAATATATGCCAAATATGCAAAGATCTGAAGCTGATCAGCGAGTAGTTAGACCAAACCTTATGAGTCATGTTTTCATAAAAGCGAACGTATCAG ttCCTGCTGTTGTCGTTGGAGTGGATGATGAAGAAGTGGATTTAGCTGCTGGCTCTCAACATATTATTCCATATCAATTAATTGCTGATTTAATACAAAAGAATCAGGTTCAActtatataa
- the LOC111690189 gene encoding zinc finger protein DZIP1 — MSFNYTYNYPQVARESGFKLRNYKDGPLDFRLIGSLEVERILKDQSLEHIDAVLSHLSEAPLGSILESNILDSGIAKYFILSQFSVQYLLFCRKFLEETVSDLRESHGASQMELVSVKRSLAEANNEILQLHKKITQIEAIHEVIYPCHLCTKNFVSNDALNLHISRKHSGIFTKTEMKSEAPQSLLKDRENDLTLINTIKLELEIKHLKERLNNAEREIKENNTESRVKNGSTLPTEALEKSEQISVHSIGIQSNLSEIKEKNDNSDDDLSSSSQSRQQMYMLKEKLQEFEKWKEEQKSQNSKFLTEVNNKLQELGSALELTRSQMEHELDNDKQNPTSSVKDLEILLSKKLEDISKASTAKLEAVINKIEISYKDKLDQLERELIKLNEQSIVQKHIKSNDNQIKREKEDTSNQSKEDPFQTVELNDETPNKKENLEITTDKNPVNETSISESNHTFVKQSKYPEKIDADNRIKSMSSGISDDGSTDVSDSLTDEEHKEEIKNNSNKINTNKTLVISKKVANTRQPPPKIVTKKEATKLTNQRLLALGVNMRTKSLPLTLKKRISTELNENRNKLKQEHPHFYATRNKIKKFVDKLCSTKMPENAEALLKATKPTRTKVQEQQYYNDENYVSDENDDSLEASTPLNVNTTITESKHFKQRLERILSSPIRKPDEHITKAIVHPQNLTQKPVPMPRKRVMFHHPDRGEDV; from the exons ATGTCTTTTAATTACACATACAATTATCCTCAAGTGGCAAGAGAATCTGGATTTAAATTGCGCAATTACAAAGATGGACCTTTAGATTTTCGTTTAAtag GCTCATTGGAAGTAGAGCGTATTTTAAAGGACCAGAGTTTAGAACATATTGATGCTGTGTTAAGTCATTTATCGGAAGCACCTTTGGGATCGATTTTAGAGTCAAACATTTTAGATAGCGGCATagctaaatattttatactttcaCAATTTTCAGTGCAATACTTGTTGTTTTGTCGCAAGTTTTTGGAAGAAACGGTATCAGACTTGAGAGAGTCTCATGGCGCTTCCCAAATGGAACTTGTTTCTGTGAAACGATCCCTAGCAGAAGCTAACAATGAAATACTACAGTTGCATAAGAAAATAACACAGATAGAAGCTATACATGAAGTTATATATCCTTGTCATTTGTGCACGAAGAATTTTGTTAGCAATGATGCTCTAAATTTGCATATTTCTCGCAAACACAGCGGAATTTTCACCAAAACAGAAATGAAATCAGAAGCACCACAGTCTTTGTTAAAAGACCGCGAAAATGATTTAACTCTAATAAATACCATTAAACTCGAAttggaaataaaacatttaaaagagagaCTAAACAATGCTGAAagagaaattaaagaaaataacacaGAATCAAGGGTTAAAAATGGGTCTACACTTCCTACTGAAGCATTAGAGAAATCTGAACAGATTTCAGTCCATAGTATAGGTATACAAAGTAATTTATccgaaataaaagaaaaaaatgataatAGCGATGACGACCTAAGTTCTTCCTCACAAAGTCGACAACAGATGtatatgttaaaagaaaaactgcAAGAATTTGAAAAGTGgaaagaagaacaaaaaagtcaAAACTCGAAATTTTTAACTGAAGTTAATAATAAATTGCAGGAACTTGGATCAGCCCTGGAATTAACAAGAAGTCAGATGGAGCATGAACTTGACAATGATAAACAAAACCCTACATCATCTGTTAAGGATTTAGAAATATTACTGAGTAAAAAACTTGAAGATATAAGTAAAGCAAGTACAGCTAAGCTGGAGGCagtcataaataaaatagaaatatccTATAAAGATAAATTGGATCAACTGGAGAGGGAattgattaaattaaatgaacagTCTATTGTGCAGAAGCACATTAAATCCAATGACAATCAAATAAAGCGCGAAAAAGAGGATACATCGAACCAATCAAAGGAGGATCCTTTCCAAACAGTTGAACTAAATGATGAAAcaccaaacaaaaaagaaaaccttGAAATCACAACAGACAAGAATCCTGTTAATGAAACTTCAATTTCTGAAAGTAATCATACTTTCGTAAAACAAAGTAAATACCCAGAAAAAA TAGATGCTGATAATCGTATCAAATCTATGTCTAGTGGTATATCAGATGATGGAAGTACAGATGTTTCAGATAGTCTTACAGATGAAGAacataaagaagaaataaaaaacaattcgaATAAAATCAATACAAACAAGACACTAGTCATATCGAAAAAGGTCGCGAACACTAG GCAACCGCCAcctaaaattgtaacaaaaaaggAAGCAACAAAACTTACAAATCAACGTCTTTTGGCATTAGGTGTGAATATGAGAACAAAATCATTAccattaactttaaaaaaacgaATTTCAACGGAACTTAACGAAAATCGAAACAAGTTGAAACAG gaaCATCCACACTTTTATGCCaccagaaacaaaataaaaaaatttgtagacAAATTGTGTTCAACAAAAATGCCGGAAAATGCAGAAGCTCTACTAAAAGCAACCAAACCCACCAGAACAAAAGTTCAAGAACAACAATATTACAATGATGAAAATTATGTATCAGATGAAAATGATGATTCATTAGAAGCATCAACGCCTTTAAACGTAAATACCACAATTACAGAAAGCAAACATTTCAAACAGAGATTGGAACGCATATTATCATCTCCGATAAGGAAACCGGATGAACATATTACTAAAGCAATAGTACACCCACagaatttaacacaaaaaccaGTACCCATGCCACGTAAACGTGTTATGTTCCATCACCCTGATCGAGGGGAAGACGTTTAA